CCCATAGTTGGAGAAGTGATCGTTTCCGTAAGAATTCGCAGACCGGAGCCTGGAACAGGACGCTGTTTTTCGACGGCCATGCGAAGCCGCAAAACTTCCAGGAATTGGCTCCAGGAACCGATATTTCCCAGATGGAAAATCGCGCGTGATCGGTCCGGATCATACATCGTGAGAATGGATGCTTGCGAAAAAACATCGGTTGCGCCCAGGCTTGCAGGATGGTCCGGATTCCCTTCGATCTTGGTGGGGCGTCCCATGTGACTTTCCACCAGCAAGCCGGTTGCTATGCCGCCAAGCTGCATGGCGGTCGCAAAATACAAGGGTCTGCCCGGCACAATCTCTTCCGGCTGCCTTACGTAAGGCACAATCTTTTCTAACGGTTGGCGGGTGCATGCGGTGAGTCCCGCAAAGGCGAAAGACGCGCCCATAATTTTCAAAAAATTCCTGCGGCTGACACCATCTTTCCATTGATCGGCGTTTTCGGGGAATTCGTGACGCAAGAAATCCTGGAATTCGGGCGTCTCGGCAAGTTCATCAAGACTGCGCCAATAGTGCGGACCCTGTTTTTCTGCGAGTCGCTTTCTCAACTCGGCAAAATCGTATCGATCGTTGCTCATCGGTGACACGTTGAACAGTCGGTTAACATTCTGGCGCTGGGAATGTTGTATTGTTTCCTCAGTTCGCGGCCCAACGCGAGCTGATTTGCCGGCGGTCTATAACTCATGTTGTAAACCTCCGACTGCGGGCGCAGATAGCGTTCAGGTTGTCTGTGACAATTCAGACACCATTCCATTTGCAGCGAGGCATGCTGCCACATCAATGGCATCTTATCTACAGCGCCGTGACAGGTGTCGCACCCGATTCCTTTATTCACATGAATGCTGTGATTGAAATAAACAAAATCGGGTAGGTCATTTACGCGGGTCCACACAAGAGATTTGTCGGTGCGAAAACTGGAACGGACAGGTTCCAGATACGGGCTGTCGGCAAAGATCTGTGAATGACAATTCATGCAGGTCCGGGTCGGTGGAATTCCTGCAAAGTTCGATTTCTCTACGGCAGTGTGGCAGTAACGGCAGTCGATTCCAATCCCACCGACGTGATGGGCATGGCTGAATTGGATCGGTTGTTCGCGCACGACTTCCGCCTGCGTGATGTACGGGGAGCGATTGATTTCAGCGCCTACCCAGGCCAGACCGCCGATGATGAAAAGGAAGCCAAAAACGGAGAATTTCGAGATAGTATTCGTGCTGCGGTGGAAGATTTGCGACATTGCTTATCACGACGCTGGAACAAGATCGAACTATATCGCATCTCGTGAAAAAATCAATGTGATGGAATCGCCAAGGCGCCAAAGACGCCAAGCATTTTTTATTTTACGGTAACGCGTGGACTTACAAACATCACCTTTAGCCGGGGGATGCGATATATATTCCGTGTTCCAGTGTCACTCCTAAAAACGCTTGACAGTTTTAGGAATGCTGGGATAGAGCCATCAGTTTGAATTTGCCTGCAAAGATCTGAGTTTCACTAACAGGACGGATTCATTGGAGAATACCAAATGACACTGGGTTTCTGTTTATGTACTGAAAGTGAAGTTCACCATTTGAGAGCCGAGTCCCGGAGTGAAATAGGCAGGATTTACCGTAACCAGAGAATTCGAAATGACCCGCCGTCGGTATAAACTCCAGCACTCGATGAATAGGAGATCGTAAGGTCTTCAAACCTGACCGGACGAATTGCATTGACTACGTATCTTTACTCGGCTCCTTCTACTTTTTATAAAGAAGCTCTCGTATTCATGCCGAACGGCAGGCCGGTTCGCTTTCGCGAAAATGCAGACGGCGTCATATACACGCCGGTAGCCGCAACTAATGACACGCTTGTAAAAAATCCGGAGGGATCTTTCGATTTGACATTATCTGCCAGTCGCTTTCGCTATCACTACGATTCTAACGGGAACCTGCTTTTCCTTTGTTGACGAATATGCAAATACACTTTCCTTTTCTTACGATGGAAGCAATCGCCTTTTTCAAGTCTCGGATGCAACAGGCTCCTGCAGGCTCTTTACGTTCTACTACGGACCGGATGGACGCGTCAGCTCGGTTGCCGATTCTACCGGCCGCTCAGTAGCTTTTGGCACAATGCATCAGGCTCACTCACTTCGGTTATCGATGCAGCCAACCGTCAGACAACTTAGTCGTACGTGACGGGATGGTATGCGCCGCTTCTATTGGAAGAGCATCTCGGCCTTGATGGTTTGTTGAAAGGGAAAACTAGCAAAAGCCATTTTTTCTTTTAGGTTTTCATTAACGAGGAGGCAGGATTTTAAACGGTTTTTTGCCTGAGATTCGATAAGTTTGAAATCCCTTCAGATCCAAAGTCAGGATTTCATCAATTCCAGTTTCCTCTGCTAAAACAACAAGTGTCGCATCGGCGAAATCCATGGGAACATCGCGATACTTCTCCATCAGGAACGCGGAACGGGAAAGACTTTGAGGGGATTGAGGGACGAGTGTTGCCGCGCGTTTCAGAAAAAACTCGATGCATAGTCTTGGTCCATTCGGCGAGCCACTGCATAAGTAAATTGCCTCGGTAAGCACCGGTTCAGTTGAAAGTAAGCTTCCACTAAAATTTTCGAAGAACAGAGCCGACTGAGCATGGTTCTTTTCACTTCGGTCGAGCAATGCGACCAGAAAACCGGTGTCCAGAAGAACGCTACCCACGCCTAAATCTGGCTACAAGATGCTTTCTGTGCTCGGCGCCAAGATCGGGAATTCCGCTTTCCATCTCGCCGATGAGGCTTCTCACTCGCACAAATGGACGCTCTTGCTCTTCTTCAGCGTTAGAAAGGAATTCCTCCAGAGCAAGCCGGATCACATCGGAACGCTTCAGTCGAAGCTTGTTCGCGTACTGGGAGAGTCTGCGTTGTAACGGTTGGGGCAATCGTACTGTCAATTGTGCATCCATATCTCAATTTTAGTCTGTAGTGCAATGTAATGCAATGCAGTGCAAACCGCCAAGGCGCCAAGACGCCAAGTATTTTTTATTTTAGTCCTTGTCCCAAGATAAATACGCGGTAGTATTGACATAAGTAATGAACTGCTATAACCTGGCGCGCTAGCAAGTGGAGGGGATGCCTTTCTAGTTAATGACAAGAAATTACCAGATATAAAGCTGGGAGGAACCGCATAGTTTGGGGTTTTGCAAATTCAAAATCTCGTCCTACAACTATAACGAATGAAACAGAAACTCTTCCTCTTCACTTGTTTATCAATTATTCTGCTTCCCGTTTTTGCAGAAGCACAACCGTTAATAAAGGATATTCTGGTATCTAAGAAGTTCTTTAACCCTACCATTGCAGAAAGAATCGACATTGAGTTTGATGTCGCATTAAGCGGAATTTTAACAATCCAATTGCTTGATCGCGACGGCTACGTTGTTCGGCATTTGATGAAGTCAAAGAAGATTAATGCCGGCAAACAAAAACAATGCTGGGATGGACTGGACGAGAGCGGGCAAATCGTCCCTGACGAAGCTTTCTCCATAAAGATCGCCTTCGATGCGGATGGTAAAAAGTTTACTTACTTTCCGGCGGCTGAAGAACAAA
The window above is part of the bacterium genome. Proteins encoded here:
- a CDS encoding cytochrome c family protein: MSQIFHRSTNTISKFSVFGFLFIIGGLAWVGAEINRSPYITQAEVVREQPIQFSHAHHVGGIGIDCRYCHTAVEKSNFAGIPPTRTCMNCHSQIFADSPYLEPVRSSFRTDKSLVWTRVNDLPDFVYFNHSIHVNKGIGCDTCHGAVDKMPLMWQHASLQMEWCLNCHRQPERYLRPQSEVYNMSYRPPANQLALGRELRKQYNIPSARMLTDCSTCHR
- a CDS encoding PIN domain-containing protein — translated: MGSVLLDTGFLVALLDRSEKNHAQSALFFENFSGSLLSTEPVLTEAIYLCSGSPNGPRLCIEFFLKRAATLVPQSPQSLSRSAFLMEKYRDVPMDFADATLVVLAEETGIDEILTLDLKGFQTYRISGKKPFKILPPR
- a CDS encoding ribbon-helix-helix protein, CopG family, which produces MDAQLTVRLPQPLQRRLSQYANKLRLKRSDVIRLALEEFLSNAEEEQERPFVRVRSLIGEMESGIPDLGAEHRKHLVARFRRG